From the genome of Fusobacterium varium, one region includes:
- the iolC_1 gene encoding 5-dehydro-2-deoxygluconokinase encodes MEKIFDFKNKEFGLVCSGEMIMRLSPLNNEMLIQGHLLEKQMGGAEFNVASGVSILGEKTAIVTKLPENELGKFAKKIISSNGVSDEFVVYDESKNKRLAIYYYEYGSSPRKPNVTYDRQNSSFQSFKVDEINSSIYNRTEIFHTSGITLGLCENSNKLTHELIKNFKNGGALVSFDVNFRRNLWTEEEARMEIEKLLPSVDILFASEETFRKMFQKTGNLKDIIRAFAKEFNISFIASTQRTVNSPKSHNFTSLIYNRKNDVFYCESPYENIEIVDRIGSGDAYVAGVIYGILKHNNPEKAMKYGNANSVLKNTIVGDISCADVTLVDNIIADHENGNTSEMNR; translated from the coding sequence ATGGAGAAAATATTTGATTTTAAAAATAAAGAATTTGGATTGGTGTGCAGTGGAGAAATGATAATGAGACTTTCGCCTCTAAATAATGAAATGCTGATTCAAGGACATTTACTTGAAAAACAAATGGGAGGAGCAGAATTCAATGTTGCTAGTGGGGTGTCAATATTAGGAGAAAAAACTGCTATAGTAACAAAACTTCCAGAGAATGAATTAGGAAAGTTTGCAAAAAAAATAATAAGTTCTAATGGTGTAAGCGATGAATTTGTAGTATATGATGAATCTAAAAATAAAAGACTGGCTATTTACTATTATGAATATGGTTCATCACCAAGAAAACCAAATGTAACATATGACAGACAAAATTCATCTTTCCAATCTTTTAAGGTAGATGAAATAAATAGTTCAATATATAATAGAACTGAAATTTTTCATACAAGTGGGATAACTTTAGGTTTATGTGAAAACTCAAATAAACTGACTCATGAACTTATCAAAAATTTTAAAAATGGAGGAGCATTAGTATCTTTTGATGTAAATTTTAGAAGAAATCTCTGGACTGAAGAAGAGGCAAGAATGGAGATTGAAAAATTATTGCCATCTGTAGATATACTTTTTGCTTCAGAGGAAACTTTTAGAAAAATGTTTCAAAAGACAGGAAACTTGAAAGATATTATAAGAGCTTTTGCAAAGGAATTTAATATATCATTTATTGCTTCTACTCAGAGAACAGTAAATTCTCCAAAATCTCATAATTTTACTTCATTAATATATAACAGAAAAAATGATGTTTTCTATTGTGAATCTCCATATGAAAATATAGAAATAGTAGATAGAATAGGAAGTGGAGATGCATATGTTGCAGGAGTCATCTATGGAATTCTTAAACATAATAATCCAGAAAAAGCAATGAAATATGGAAATGCTAATTCAGTGTTGAAAAATACAATAGTAGGAGATATATCGTGTGCAGATGTTACCCTTGTAGACAATATAATAGCTGACCATGAAAATGGAAATACAAGCGAAATGAATAGATAA
- the dgoA_2 gene encoding 2-dehydro-3-deoxy-6-phosphogalactonate aldolase: MLKKSKILKKITDIGIVAVVRSETIEEGIRISKACVKGGIPAIEVTYTVPGATEVIKALKEQFTSNELVIGAGTVLDAATARIAILAGSEFIVSPAFDEETAKLCNLYQVPYMPGCMTITEITKAMQYGADIVKLFPGSAFGPSFVKAVKAPLPQANIMPTGGVSLENIDEWFKNGVVAVGAGGKLASGSSEDIIATAKAFVEKIKEIRNK, encoded by the coding sequence ATGTTGAAAAAAAGTAAAATTTTAAAAAAAATAACTGATATAGGAATAGTTGCAGTGGTAAGAAGTGAAACTATAGAAGAAGGAATCAGAATTTCTAAAGCTTGTGTAAAGGGAGGAATTCCTGCAATAGAAGTTACATATACTGTACCAGGAGCTACTGAAGTAATAAAAGCTCTTAAAGAACAGTTTACTTCAAATGAATTAGTTATAGGTGCAGGAACTGTATTAGATGCAGCTACTGCCAGAATAGCTATTTTAGCTGGATCAGAATTTATAGTTTCTCCTGCTTTTGACGAAGAAACAGCAAAATTGTGTAACCTATATCAAGTACCATATATGCCAGGTTGTATGACAATTACTGAAATAACTAAAGCTATGCAATATGGAGCAGATATTGTAAAACTTTTCCCTGGAAGTGCTTTTGGCCCTTCATTTGTAAAAGCTGTAAAAGCTCCACTTCCTCAAGCTAATATTATGCCTACTGGAGGAGTAAGTTTAGAAAACATAGATGAATGGTTTAAAAATGGTGTAGTTGCTGTAGGAGCAGGGGGAAAATTAGCTTCTGGTTCTAGTGAGGATATTATAGCTACTGCCAAAGCATTTGTAGAAAAAATAAAAGAGATAAGAAATAAATAA
- a CDS encoding Bacterial transcriptional regulator, which translates to MNIRAVAVPILDSKNRIVAAVSCPCFPDSLTDERALKIAESMRKSCEEISKRLEYFNK; encoded by the coding sequence GTGAATATAAGGGCTGTGGCAGTTCCTATACTAGATAGTAAAAATAGAATAGTAGCTGCAGTAAGCTGTCCATGTTTTCCAGATTCTTTGACAGATGAGAGAGCATTGAAGATAGCTGAATCTATGAGAAAATCATGTGAAGAAATATCTAAAAGATTGGAATATTTTAACAAATAA
- the iclR gene encoding Acetate operon repressor has product MEIEKKVPAIEKADKIFKYLYYKESATQADISKDLGIPKATTNRLLSVLTELKYLNLEGREYKIGEKFYFFSNKHERYTLIKNIAYPYLEELSLKFKETFKISVLDEDKIRSIGKVESSDFIKISVSENAIFPLHAGAASKLLICQLSESKLNKLLERTLPKYTENTITDREELKRSFLK; this is encoded by the coding sequence ATGGAAATTGAAAAAAAAGTTCCTGCAATTGAAAAAGCAGATAAGATATTTAAATATCTTTATTATAAAGAATCAGCTACACAGGCAGATATTTCAAAAGATTTGGGAATACCCAAGGCAACAACAAACAGACTTTTATCAGTTTTAACAGAACTTAAATATTTGAATTTAGAAGGAAGAGAATATAAAATAGGAGAGAAATTCTATTTCTTTTCAAATAAGCATGAAAGATATACTTTGATTAAAAATATTGCTTATCCATATTTAGAAGAATTATCTTTAAAGTTTAAGGAAACATTTAAAATAAGTGTTTTAGATGAAGATAAAATAAGAAGTATAGGAAAAGTGGAGAGCAGCGACTTTATTAAAATATCAGTTTCTGAAAATGCAATATTTCCATTGCATGCAGGAGCAGCAAGCAAGCTTTTAATATGCCAATTAAGTGAAAGCAAATTAAATAAACTTTTGGAGAGAACTCTTCCTAAATATACTGAAAATACTATAACTGATAGAGAGGAACTAAAAAGGAGCTTCTTAAAATAA
- a CDS encoding Argininosuccinate lyase yields MRKKLMMIIFTLMAACAFAKAYPSKNINMIVPFSAGGGTDAVARKLGSLMEKELGTSVVIVNKTGGAGAVGMTFGATQKKDGYTITMITREIVSLPLMNLSPISYKDFELVSLVNMDPAVVLVEKDSKYQTLDELLADAKANPEKIKFASTAKPNFYALAIENEAGVKFNHIPYNGAGEVIPALLGKHADFSLMGPGEAIGQLKAGQLRALGVMADTRVESLPDVATLKELGHDVVSGTWRGIAVPKGTSPEIVATLDAAIKKSVESDDFKDFMNNSTFGIKYLNGKDFETFIIDDTATIDSIVKSLK; encoded by the coding sequence ATGAGAAAAAAACTTATGATGATTATTTTCACTTTAATGGCTGCTTGTGCCTTTGCTAAGGCTTACCCTAGTAAAAATATCAATATGATTGTACCATTCAGTGCTGGTGGAGGAACAGATGCAGTTGCTAGAAAATTGGGAAGTCTTATGGAAAAAGAACTTGGAACTTCAGTAGTTATAGTTAATAAAACTGGAGGAGCTGGAGCAGTAGGAATGACTTTTGGAGCTACTCAAAAGAAAGATGGTTATACAATTACAATGATAACTAGAGAAATTGTTTCGTTACCTTTAATGAATCTTTCTCCTATCAGCTACAAAGATTTTGAATTAGTATCTTTAGTAAATATGGATCCAGCTGTTGTACTAGTTGAAAAAGATTCTAAATACCAAACTTTAGATGAACTTTTAGCAGATGCAAAAGCAAATCCTGAAAAAATAAAATTTGCAAGTACAGCTAAACCTAATTTTTATGCTCTAGCTATAGAAAATGAAGCTGGTGTAAAATTTAATCATATCCCATACAATGGAGCTGGAGAGGTTATTCCTGCATTATTGGGAAAACATGCTGATTTCTCTCTAATGGGACCAGGGGAAGCTATTGGACAATTAAAAGCTGGTCAATTAAGAGCCCTAGGAGTAATGGCTGATACTAGAGTTGAAAGCCTTCCAGATGTCGCTACATTAAAAGAATTAGGACATGATGTTGTTTCTGGTACTTGGAGAGGTATTGCAGTACCTAAAGGAACATCACCTGAAATAGTTGCCACTCTTGATGCTGCTATTAAAAAATCTGTTGAATCAGATGACTTTAAAGATTTTATGAATAATTCTACATTTGGAATCAAATATCTAAATGGAAAAGACTTTGAAACATTCATAATAGATGATACTGCCACAATAGACTCAATAGTAAAATCTTTGAAATAG
- a CDS encoding Tripartite tricarboxylate transporter TctB family yields MLETIFSAFLCIVSAFIFYSSTQFNMAFIGDSGLGPDFFPKVIAIILFILSGMLFIGSLRNKNKKSIYNPNMKYTFMVIFAFAVYIFLIDRIGYLVSTIIFAFIVITILKSKSKILNIIFAIAFPIALYLLFTYAFKVSLPAGLFI; encoded by the coding sequence TTGTTAGAAACTATTTTTTCTGCATTTTTATGTATAGTTAGTGCTTTTATTTTTTATTCATCTACTCAATTTAATATGGCTTTTATAGGAGATTCTGGATTAGGTCCTGATTTCTTCCCTAAAGTTATTGCAATTATTTTATTTATACTCTCTGGTATGCTTTTCATAGGAAGTTTAAGAAATAAAAATAAAAAAAGCATTTATAATCCAAATATGAAATATACTTTTATGGTAATTTTCGCTTTTGCTGTATATATATTTCTTATAGATAGAATTGGTTATTTAGTATCTACTATAATATTTGCATTTATTGTAATAACTATTTTAAAGAGTAAGTCAAAAATATTAAATATAATATTCGCAATAGCATTCCCTATAGCTTTATATTTATTATTTACTTATGCTTTTAAAGTATCTTTACCTGCTGGATTGTTTATCTAA
- a CDS encoding Tripartite tricarboxylate transporter TctA family, with protein sequence MFSHLIQGLSTALLLGNLFYLVLGVTGGVVIGALPGLTATMGVAILLPFTFGMDAVTGLIMLVGIYIGAIYGGSISAILLNTPGTPASAATCFDGYALVKKGYPTKALSASTIASALGGLISCLALVTISPVLAKFALRFSAPEYFALALFGLTIIASISAENFLKGIIAGIIGLLISCFGMDAITSYPRFTFGVVDLLNGFSVIPVLIGLFAVSEVFNQIESLVGEKEIKTDIVMDKNYMNWKEIKHCLPTIIKCGAIGTFIGSIPGAGADIAAFVCYNEAKRSNKHEKFGEGSLIGISAPEAGNNGVTGGALVPLLTLGVPGDAVAAVLLGALIIQGLTPGPLLFEQNPEIVYGLFSSMIIGNILLLFIGLAGIKFYSRIVEIPKTLMIPAILILSTIGSYSMNNSLFDVGVTFVFGIIGYIMSKIKMPSSPIVLAVILGPMLETNLRKAVLMYEGSYSFLYTRPITVVFLVFTVLSMISALRKKK encoded by the coding sequence ATGTTTAGTCACTTAATACAAGGTTTATCTACTGCTCTTTTACTAGGTAATTTATTTTATCTGGTTCTTGGAGTGACTGGTGGGGTTGTTATTGGAGCTCTTCCAGGTCTTACTGCTACAATGGGAGTTGCTATCCTTCTTCCTTTTACTTTTGGTATGGATGCTGTTACTGGTCTTATAATGCTTGTAGGAATATATATTGGAGCTATTTATGGGGGATCTATCTCAGCTATTCTTTTGAATACTCCTGGAACTCCTGCATCAGCTGCTACTTGTTTTGATGGTTATGCTTTAGTAAAAAAAGGGTACCCAACAAAAGCTCTTAGTGCGTCTACTATTGCTTCAGCTTTAGGAGGACTTATCAGCTGTCTGGCTCTTGTTACTATATCACCTGTACTAGCGAAATTTGCTTTAAGATTCTCTGCTCCTGAATATTTTGCCTTAGCATTATTTGGGCTTACTATTATTGCAAGTATATCTGCTGAAAATTTCTTAAAAGGAATAATTGCTGGTATAATAGGATTGTTAATATCTTGTTTTGGTATGGACGCTATAACAAGCTATCCAAGATTCACTTTTGGTGTAGTTGATCTTCTTAATGGATTTTCAGTAATTCCTGTTCTTATAGGATTATTTGCTGTATCAGAAGTTTTTAATCAGATAGAAAGTTTAGTAGGAGAAAAAGAAATAAAAACAGATATAGTTATGGATAAAAACTATATGAACTGGAAAGAAATAAAGCATTGTCTTCCTACTATAATTAAATGTGGAGCTATTGGAACTTTTATAGGTTCTATTCCAGGTGCTGGTGCAGATATTGCTGCCTTTGTTTGCTATAATGAAGCTAAAAGAAGTAATAAACATGAGAAATTTGGAGAAGGAAGTCTTATTGGTATCTCTGCTCCTGAAGCTGGCAATAATGGAGTAACTGGAGGAGCATTGGTTCCCTTACTTACTCTTGGAGTTCCTGGAGATGCAGTTGCTGCTGTTCTTTTAGGAGCACTTATAATTCAAGGATTAACTCCAGGTCCATTACTTTTTGAACAAAATCCTGAAATTGTCTATGGATTATTTAGTTCAATGATAATTGGAAATATTCTTCTTTTGTTTATCGGATTAGCAGGTATAAAATTTTATAGTAGAATTGTTGAAATTCCTAAAACTTTAATGATTCCTGCTATATTAATTCTTTCAACTATTGGATCATACTCTATGAATAACAGTTTATTTGATGTGGGAGTTACTTTTGTTTTTGGTATAATTGGATATATAATGTCAAAAATAAAAATGCCTAGCTCTCCAATAGTTTTAGCAGTAATCTTAGGTCCAATGCTTGAAACTAATTTGAGAAAAGCTGTTTTAATGTATGAGGGATCATATAGTTTTCTATATACTAGACCAATAACAGTAGTATTTTTAGTCTTTACTGTACTTTCGATGATATCAGCTTTAAGAAAGAAAAAGTAA
- a CDS encoding Protein of uncharacterised function (DUF2023), with translation MEVFIHHIYEYQKGIRNLILHTTDKKNIEIIKEKLNSENIDYIIYPLGKQRINVFFGAKECVEVIKNINKLSLTAYTPEEDFILGIMLGYDRRKQCERFLKFKEKAISA, from the coding sequence ATGGAAGTTTTTATACACCATATATATGAATACCAAAAAGGAATCAGAAACCTTATATTACACACTACAGATAAAAAAAATATTGAAATTATAAAAGAAAAGTTAAATTCTGAAAACATAGATTATATAATATATCCCTTAGGAAAGCAAAGAATAAATGTGTTCTTTGGAGCAAAGGAATGTGTGGAGGTAATAAAGAATATAAACAAACTTTCTTTGACAGCTTATACTCCAGAAGAAGATTTTATACTTGGTATAATGCTTGGATATGACAGAAGAAAACAGTGTGAAAGATTTTTGAAATTTAAAGAAAAAGCAATAAGTGCATAA